One Leptospira wolbachii serovar Codice str. CDC genomic region harbors:
- a CDS encoding cellulose synthase family protein, with protein MLTFLSISFLVLYGFDILVLFYFGLHTYLMVFLYSRYKQNCAEDETKLLSLKDKNLPTVTVQLPIFNEFYVVDRLIESACNLEYPAKKLQIQVLDDSTDETVEKVATLVAQYKKKGIWIEHVHRTNRKGHKAGALDEGMAKAKGDYIAIFDADFTPDSDFLLRTMGYFEDESIGMVQTRWGHINETYNILTKAQSFGIDGHFMIEQVARNGASLWMNFNGTAGIWKRACIEDAGGWEHDTLTEDFDLSYRAELKGWKFRYIKDVVCKAEIPATMNAYKAQQFRWCKGSIQTAVKLIPRIWKSNESWKIKGEAITHLINYSVHPLMIINILLTAPLLLMEFWAGFKMDDLPMEILFGSAAVLSIGSMGPVIFYAYSQREIHKNWKSKLVYLPILVMIGTGIAVMNTYAWMEAVFGIQSGFKRTPKLRIEKEGDSLQDKIKYVVPVDYRAFLEFFMGAYCVFCIYLSFMVGKPYMIGFMVLYSIGFFYVSYLSVAESFWKFKPATKAEKELRAVA; from the coding sequence ATGCTGACGTTTTTATCTATATCCTTTTTGGTTCTTTACGGCTTTGACATTTTGGTTCTATTCTACTTCGGTTTGCACACTTACCTCATGGTTTTTTTGTATAGCAGATACAAACAAAACTGTGCGGAGGACGAAACAAAACTCCTTTCCTTGAAGGATAAAAACCTCCCGACTGTTACCGTTCAGCTGCCAATCTTCAATGAATTCTATGTTGTCGATCGTTTGATCGAGTCTGCATGTAACCTGGAATATCCGGCAAAAAAACTCCAAATCCAAGTTCTTGACGACTCCACTGATGAAACTGTGGAAAAGGTTGCGACTCTTGTTGCTCAGTACAAGAAAAAAGGAATCTGGATCGAACATGTTCACAGAACCAACCGTAAAGGTCACAAAGCCGGCGCTCTAGATGAAGGGATGGCAAAAGCAAAAGGTGACTACATTGCTATTTTTGATGCGGATTTTACTCCTGACTCCGATTTTCTCCTTCGCACTATGGGATACTTCGAAGACGAATCCATAGGAATGGTCCAAACACGTTGGGGCCATATCAACGAAACCTATAATATTTTGACCAAAGCTCAAAGTTTTGGAATCGATGGTCACTTTATGATCGAGCAGGTTGCAAGAAATGGAGCAAGCCTTTGGATGAACTTCAATGGTACTGCGGGAATTTGGAAACGCGCTTGTATTGAAGACGCTGGCGGTTGGGAACATGATACCCTCACTGAAGACTTTGATCTTTCTTACCGTGCCGAGCTCAAAGGTTGGAAGTTTCGTTACATTAAAGACGTAGTTTGTAAGGCAGAAATTCCTGCGACTATGAATGCCTATAAAGCACAACAGTTTCGTTGGTGCAAAGGTTCAATCCAAACGGCAGTCAAACTCATTCCTCGGATTTGGAAATCAAACGAATCTTGGAAAATTAAAGGGGAAGCAATTACCCACCTCATCAATTATTCTGTGCATCCACTTATGATCATCAATATCTTACTCACGGCTCCACTTCTCCTTATGGAATTTTGGGCAGGGTTTAAGATGGATGACCTCCCTATGGAGATCCTTTTTGGGTCGGCCGCTGTGCTTTCCATCGGATCTATGGGACCTGTGATTTTCTATGCCTACTCCCAAAGGGAAATCCATAAAAACTGGAAATCCAAATTGGTTTACCTTCCTATCCTTGTGATGATTGGAACAGGCATTGCTGTGATGAACACTTACGCTTGGATGGAAGCTGTTTTTGGTATCCAGTCTGGTTTCAAACGCACCCCAAAACTCAGAATTGAGAAAGAAGGGGATAGTTTGCAGGACAAAATCAAATACGTAGTCCCAGTAGATTACCGAGCTTTCCTCGAGTTTTTTATGGGTGCTTATTGTGTATTTTGTATCTACCTTTCCTTCATGGTTGGAAAACCATACATGATCGGTTTTATGGTTCTTTATTCTATCGGATTTTTCTATGTCTCTTATCTTTCTGTGGCGGAGTCGTTCTGGAAATTCAAACCAGCGACCAAGGCAGAAAAGGAACTTCGTGCCGTCGCTTAG
- a CDS encoding 4Fe-4S dicluster domain-containing protein codes for MLAHNGKKVLAPVNGVASLTADQKYFQIKQDGSWSTTSPYHFRQYDFPTLLESFDEGALYSLDLMETPLKDYFQKFKKDSSFKIVLSPFCRYQHLNFEEMILRDMKDAYLSFIDLLKSIFPKAEVSNFFEVSSLDFKHPNGIPEFFLHKQFHEPVDKTRKSLIQHEVLFLGAETIFHILRKLYYNEPFTKRHLAVFLVDRKGRMDLEPRQFFLTNGQALAFIPANLDKRYKIASFETVFEEVEPLDVGSLGYFNIYEHYSITLYEKLPAARKEFSCIDCMECNNYCPTHANPVQLIKGKVEEFEKNQCISCGICTVYCPSGIDIRKRIEGVIV; via the coding sequence ATGCTTGCGCATAACGGGAAAAAGGTGCTTGCTCCTGTTAATGGAGTAGCAAGTCTTACCGCAGACCAAAAATACTTTCAAATCAAACAAGATGGGTCTTGGTCTACAACTTCTCCTTACCATTTTCGTCAGTATGATTTCCCTACACTTTTAGAATCTTTTGACGAAGGTGCTTTGTATTCTTTGGATTTGATGGAAACTCCTCTTAAGGATTACTTTCAAAAATTTAAAAAAGATTCTTCTTTTAAAATTGTTTTATCTCCCTTTTGCAGATACCAACATCTCAATTTTGAAGAAATGATCCTTCGTGATATGAAGGATGCTTATCTATCATTCATTGATCTTCTGAAATCGATATTTCCGAAGGCAGAAGTATCAAACTTTTTTGAAGTTTCGTCTTTGGATTTTAAACATCCCAATGGAATTCCTGAATTTTTTCTGCATAAACAATTCCATGAGCCTGTTGATAAGACTAGAAAATCATTAATCCAACATGAAGTTCTATTTTTGGGTGCAGAAACCATATTCCATATTTTACGGAAGTTATACTATAACGAACCTTTTACGAAAAGACATTTAGCAGTGTTTTTAGTCGATCGTAAGGGAAGGATGGACTTAGAGCCTCGTCAGTTCTTTTTAACGAACGGGCAAGCTTTGGCTTTCATTCCTGCAAACTTAGACAAACGATACAAAATTGCTTCCTTTGAAACTGTGTTTGAAGAAGTAGAACCATTGGATGTCGGCTCTCTTGGTTACTTCAATATTTACGAACATTACTCCATCACTTTATACGAAAAACTTCCTGCAGCGAGAAAAGAATTTAGCTGTATTGATTGTATGGAGTGTAATAACTACTGTCCAACCCATGCAAATCCTGTTCAACTCATCAAAGGGAAAGTAGAAGAGTTTGAAAAGAATCAATGTATTTCTTGTGGAATTTGTACGGTGTATTGCCCGTCTGGCATTGATATTCGGAAACGAATCGAAGGAGTTATTGTTTAA
- a CDS encoding PTS sugar transporter subunit IIA: MNQLLEILDPKNIIFDFKASTKEDAIRKMISHMVATQSLDPSHEEETVSSLMNREKSMSTGIGSGVAIPHCSVHYVNELKCAMAIAPQGIDFDALDHGLVQIFIMLIVPKNKFQDHIKTLALIAKTLNIPEEREKLIKAKNFEEIQKAFLSKS; the protein is encoded by the coding sequence ATGAATCAACTTCTGGAGATTCTAGACCCTAAAAATATCATTTTCGATTTTAAAGCATCTACGAAAGAAGATGCCATTCGAAAAATGATCTCTCATATGGTCGCCACACAATCGTTAGATCCAAGTCATGAAGAGGAGACAGTTTCTTCTTTGATGAATAGAGAAAAATCCATGTCGACAGGCATTGGAAGTGGAGTTGCCATTCCGCATTGTTCTGTTCATTATGTGAATGAGTTGAAATGTGCTATGGCTATTGCACCGCAAGGAATCGACTTTGATGCACTTGATCATGGTTTAGTTCAAATTTTTATCATGCTTATTGTTCCTAAAAATAAATTTCAGGATCATATCAAAACACTAGCATTGATTGCCAAAACTCTCAACATCCCTGAAGAAAGAGAAAAACTCATCAAAGCCAAAAATTTCGAAGAAATCCAAAAGGCATTCCTTTCGAAAAGTTAA
- a CDS encoding ABC transporter permease subunit: protein MKSEIFRFLYFLLLLSCISSFVSEFHTKDKSYLYADAGMMEMQSQEKSFLSSYVQFWKSLILESGGKTENGETVYAHIGTRFFSTLHLAIFSILFGSFLAFGLSLAATYFRSRLLYDIVSFGSNLILSTPVFIVAILLLLVFFYRLEWFPPGGYESGNTYYVVLPGIALGSRIYARMSLYLLPEIRKEADSKYVQLLQTRSYPWSHIVGKEIFLKVLPIALILLILDFGSLLSGAMVVEEIFFFPGIGKSLYFSIKSMDTKLLATLLMYSGILFYVLNRLGFYLQRFFSGGV from the coding sequence GTGAAGTCGGAAATCTTCCGTTTTCTGTATTTCCTTCTACTGTTATCTTGTATCAGTAGTTTTGTTTCAGAGTTCCACACAAAAGATAAATCCTATTTGTATGCTGATGCGGGAATGATGGAAATGCAAAGCCAGGAAAAAAGTTTTTTATCTTCCTATGTCCAGTTTTGGAAATCTTTGATTTTGGAATCAGGAGGAAAAACGGAGAATGGGGAGACTGTATACGCCCATATTGGAACTCGTTTTTTTTCAACTTTGCACTTAGCAATCTTTAGTATCTTATTTGGTTCTTTCCTTGCTTTTGGACTTTCTCTTGCAGCAACATACTTCCGATCTAGATTATTATATGATATTGTTTCTTTTGGTTCTAATCTGATTCTATCCACTCCCGTATTCATCGTCGCCATACTATTGTTACTTGTGTTTTTTTATCGATTGGAATGGTTTCCTCCCGGTGGGTATGAATCAGGAAATACATACTATGTAGTTTTACCGGGAATTGCGTTGGGTTCTCGTATCTATGCACGTATGTCTTTATATCTGTTACCAGAAATTCGTAAAGAGGCTGATTCTAAATATGTGCAGTTATTACAAACAAGGTCTTATCCTTGGAGTCATATTGTCGGAAAAGAAATTTTTTTAAAAGTCCTGCCGATTGCACTCATCCTTTTAATTTTAGATTTTGGGTCTTTGCTGTCAGGAGCAATGGTTGTAGAAGAGATTTTCTTTTTTCCAGGAATTGGGAAGTCTTTATATTTTTCCATTAAATCAATGGATACAAAGTTACTAGCAACACTCCTCATGTATTCAGGAATTTTGTTTTATGTTTTGAATCGTCTTGGATTTTATCTACAACGATTTTTTTCCGGTGGGGTATGA
- a CDS encoding ABC transporter permease subunit gives MKVISVHTLVQFFFFGLVLSGAIVLSAPTNVDLTNNNLPILSPGFFAGTDRLGRDNLALFCYGSLSTILLVVPARILTIFVSFILSAFSLFFPKRSDFILSGIVSVSLAIPSLLSALVVMSLLPSSPFAIFIAILVSDWALSYETLTAKIREIKQSSYLSASLCMGAKPYQLILLHYLPALRNIFGFLFFSGLPGVVMTTALFSYLGIQTSLGDTGPGLGEQISFSKDYFDKTPVSVLLPIVAILTLVYSLGSNQKKNET, from the coding sequence ATGAAAGTGATTTCGGTCCATACCTTAGTGCAGTTTTTCTTTTTTGGATTGGTCCTTTCGGGTGCGATTGTTTTATCGGCACCTACAAATGTAGATCTAACCAATAACAATTTGCCCATTTTGTCCCCTGGCTTTTTTGCAGGAACGGACCGTTTGGGTCGAGACAACTTAGCCTTGTTTTGTTATGGATCTTTATCTACCATTCTCCTTGTAGTGCCTGCTCGTATTTTGACTATCTTTGTATCTTTTATTCTGTCTGCTTTTTCTCTCTTCTTTCCTAAAAGATCAGATTTTATTCTTTCAGGAATCGTATCTGTATCCCTCGCCATCCCTTCTTTATTGTCTGCTCTTGTTGTGATGAGTTTATTACCGAGTAGCCCCTTTGCCATTTTTATTGCTATCCTAGTCTCCGATTGGGCATTGTCGTATGAAACACTCACAGCAAAGATTCGTGAAATCAAACAAAGTTCTTATTTGTCAGCTTCCCTATGTATGGGTGCCAAACCGTACCAACTCATCCTTTTGCATTATCTACCAGCCCTCCGCAATATTTTCGGTTTTTTATTTTTTTCCGGATTACCTGGTGTAGTTATGACTACTGCCTTGTTTTCTTACTTAGGAATCCAAACATCACTTGGAGATACAGGTCCTGGACTTGGAGAACAGATCTCATTTTCTAAAGATTATTTTGATAAGACACCTGTTTCCGTTTTGCTTCCGATAGTTGCCATTTTAACTTTGGTGTATTCTTTGGGATCTAACCAGAAAAAGAATGAAACATAA
- a CDS encoding PEGA domain-containing protein, with protein MKHKISALFIIFGLLCNVLPLYSIDDYYNFPNQSYKGSVTYESSRNLCLFSFVAVSPDPTKEYLVKGIPSVLLSELRNLEYTYVEYPKANVVYHSFGETPVMTLQEKIDAESPNVKRKKKEINDEKDLQDLRSGKKQLAPEKDPRYVKVTIKQLWDRKAPAPDESFGLATKLNCDYIVTGSFEVKDNELLTKVFLYDDFEGKTIPFEHKTSVIRAYQEMGPLGESIREKLQGKDTTTVEVFAAGEEGALVYLDGIYLGKTPLSGKKFPVGKRSLFVFKEGFHPYKQDVQLEKGRPFQSDVKLSLKLSNSYITVTSNVESDVYLGIQYLGKTPLNHVAIPSGMNRLRISKEGHIDSFRAVDARDNEEVVVDVEMREGKTDVYYKNKQNVFLDHTYKDFATYSLYGSLLFYASYVYLNYASRQAYSSARSEVTLTSGAAISSFYQNNPNEFFFWYGVQNSIIDDAESKGRGLKRVAGTLPMENRRDRQLVGGPMVIMMGLMLVSAATFYILGLDEETLEFGYLPVSPSAVSYGQNAREGYGYMQFNVRY; from the coding sequence ATGAAACATAAAATTTCAGCATTATTCATCATCTTCGGACTTCTATGTAATGTATTGCCGTTGTACTCGATTGATGATTATTATAATTTCCCAAACCAAAGTTACAAAGGGAGCGTTACTTATGAATCCTCGCGTAATTTATGTTTGTTCTCGTTCGTTGCAGTCTCTCCAGACCCCACAAAAGAATATTTAGTCAAGGGAATTCCTTCCGTTTTACTTTCTGAACTTCGTAATTTAGAATACACCTATGTAGAATATCCTAAGGCAAATGTAGTTTATCATTCCTTTGGGGAAACACCTGTTATGACTCTGCAAGAGAAGATAGATGCAGAATCTCCCAATGTAAAAAGGAAAAAGAAAGAGATTAATGATGAGAAAGATTTACAAGACTTGCGATCAGGTAAAAAGCAACTGGCTCCAGAAAAAGATCCGCGTTATGTAAAAGTCACGATCAAACAACTATGGGACAGAAAAGCTCCTGCGCCCGATGAGTCTTTTGGTTTGGCAACTAAATTAAATTGTGATTATATTGTGACGGGTTCTTTTGAAGTTAAAGATAACGAACTGCTGACCAAGGTCTTTCTTTATGACGATTTTGAAGGGAAAACTATTCCGTTTGAGCATAAAACTTCCGTAATACGAGCTTATCAGGAAATGGGTCCACTCGGTGAGTCCATTCGGGAGAAACTGCAAGGGAAAGACACAACTACTGTGGAAGTTTTTGCTGCAGGAGAAGAGGGAGCTCTTGTTTATTTGGATGGGATTTATTTAGGTAAAACTCCGTTAAGTGGTAAAAAATTCCCCGTTGGTAAACGATCCTTGTTTGTCTTCAAAGAAGGATTTCATCCTTATAAACAAGATGTTCAATTAGAGAAGGGTCGACCTTTTCAATCGGATGTTAAACTTTCTTTAAAGTTAAGTAATTCATACATAACTGTTACTTCTAATGTCGAGTCAGATGTTTATTTAGGGATTCAATATTTAGGTAAAACACCTTTGAATCATGTTGCCATTCCCTCTGGAATGAATCGATTGAGAATTTCAAAAGAAGGACATATCGACAGTTTTCGCGCAGTGGATGCACGGGATAATGAAGAGGTTGTGGTTGATGTAGAGATGAGAGAGGGTAAAACAGATGTTTATTACAAAAATAAACAAAATGTTTTTTTGGACCATACCTATAAAGACTTTGCCACCTATTCATTGTATGGTTCTCTTTTGTTTTATGCAAGTTATGTGTATTTGAATTATGCATCAAGACAGGCATATTCATCAGCCAGATCAGAGGTTACCTTAACTAGCGGTGCTGCGATTAGCTCATTTTATCAGAACAATCCAAATGAATTTTTCTTTTGGTATGGAGTTCAGAATTCAATCATCGATGATGCGGAATCAAAAGGTAGAGGTTTGAAACGAGTGGCCGGGACTTTGCCAATGGAAAATCGTAGGGATCGACAATTGGTTGGGGGTCCTATGGTCATTATGATGGGACTAATGTTGGTATCGGCGGCCACCTTTTATATCCTAGGTCTTGATGAAGAAACTTTAGAGTTTGGGTATCTGCCTGTGAGTCCATCGGCAGTAAGTTATGGGCAGAACGCGCGCGAGGGATATGGTTATATGCAGTTTAACGTGCGGTATTGA